From Chionomys nivalis chromosome 21, mChiNiv1.1, whole genome shotgun sequence, a single genomic window includes:
- the Pou4f2 gene encoding POU domain, class 4, transcription factor 2: MMMSLNSKQAFSMPHAGSLHVEPKYSALHSASPGSSASAAPSASSPSSSSNAGGGGGGGGGGGRSSSSSSSGSGGGGSEAMRRACLPTPPSNIFGGLDESLLARAEALAAVDIVSQSKSHHHHPPHHSPFKPDATYHTMNTIPCTSAASSSSVPISHPSALAGTHHHHHHHHHHHHQPHQALEGELLEHLSPGLALGAMAAPDGTVVSTPAHASHMATMNPMHQAALSMAHAHGLPSHMGCMSDVDADPRDLEAFAERFKQRRIKLGVTQADVGSALANLKIPGVGSLSQSTICRFESLTLSHNNMIALKPILQAWLEEAEKSHREKLTKPELFNGTEKKRKRTSIAAPEKRSLEAYFAIQPRPSSEKIAAIAEKLDLKKNVVRVWFCNQRQKQKRMKYSAGI, translated from the exons ATGATGATGTCCCTGAACAGCAAGCAGGCGTTCAGCATGCCGCACGCGGGCAGCCTGCACGTGGAGCCCAAGTACTCAGCTCTGCACAGCGCCTCCCCGGGCTCCTCTGCGTCCGCCGCGCCCTCGGCGAGTTCCCCCAGCAGCTCCAGCAacgccggcggcggcggcggtggcggagGCGGCGGAGGCCGGAGCAGCAGTTccagcagcagcggcagcggcggcggggGCTCCGAGGCGATGCGGAGAGCTTGTCTTCCAACCCCACCG AGCAATATATTCGGAGGGCTGGATGAGAGTCTGCTGGCCCGTGCTGAGGCTTTGGCCGCCGTGGACATCGTCTCCCAGAGTAAGAGCCATCACCACCATCCGCCCCACCACAGTCCCTTCAAGCCGGACGCCACTTACCACACCATGAACACCATCCCGTGCACGTCGGCCGCTTCTTCTTCATCTGTGCCCATCTCGCACCCATCTGCGCTGGCAGGTacccaccatcaccatcaccaccaccatcaccaccaccaccagccgcACCAGGCGCTGGAGGGCGAGCTGCTGGAGCACCTGAGCCCCGGGCTGGCCCTGGGAGCCATGGCGGCCCCCGACGGAACGGTGGTGTCCACTCCGGCTCACGCATCGCACATGGCCACCATGAACCCCATGCACCAAGCAGCTCTGAGCATGGCCCACGCTCACGGGCTGCCCTCGCACATGGGCTGCATGAGCGACGTAGATGCAGACCCGCGGGACCTGGAGGCGTTCGCCGAGCGCTTCAAGCAGCGACGCATCAAACTGGGAGTGACCCAGGCAGATGTGGGTTCGGCACTAGCCAACCTCAAGATCCCGGGTGTGGGCTCGCTCAGCCAGAGCACCATCTGCAGGTTCGAGTCGCTCACGCTGTCACACAACAACATGATCGCTCTCAAGCCTATCCTGCAGGCGTGGCTGGAGGAGGCTGAGAAATCCCACCGTGAAAAGCTCACCAAACCGGAGCTCTTCAACGGCACGGAGAAGAAGCGCAAACGCACGTCCATCGCGGCGCCGGAAAAGCGCTCGCTGGAAGCCTACTTCGCCATCCAGCCAAGGCCCTCCTCTGAGAAGATCGCTGCCATCGCCGAAAAGCTGGATCTCAAGAAAAACGTGGTGCGCGTCTGGTTCTGcaaccagaggcagaagcagaagagaatgAAATATTCCGCCGGCATTTAG